A stretch of DNA from Methanoplanus endosymbiosus:
AGAGATCTTCATCAACAACAGCTATGTTATTCTTCATACTGATTGCCTCTGAGGGGCATACATCGACACAGGTTTCACACCCTGTGCATTTTTCAGCGTCAACTTTTGCTACCATAATATTTATCCTCGGTGTTATGTTTGTACAGGATAAATAAAAGAGATTCGATTGAATGTCATAAAATTATTGTCTGACTTCACATTTCCGGCATCGTGAAGTTCCGGTTATTTAAAGAAAAGCATCAGTCCGTGCTGTTTCTATCTCATTATTCTTCTATGCGCAGATCTGTGTTCCCCTGTTGAGCGGCACTTCCTGATTATCATAATTCTCTTCAGGTTCACTCTGAACTTGCCTGCTGATGAATCTGTCAATCCTGCGGTCATAAAAATCTCTCTGATGATCTGTTCTTAGTAATTAGGTTCCTGCTGTAAAAAAGATGTAATTTTGAATAAATCTGCATTTTCCGGGCAGATTTATTATTTTATAATGGGTAGGGCTTAGCCTGACAGGCCAAGCACATCATCCATCGTGTAAATGCCGGGTTTTTTCCCTGCAATCCACTTTGCAGATCTGATAACTCCGTGTGCAAAGACTGCGCGGTCATATGCCCGGTGTGAAAGTTCGATCACTTCGTTATTGCCTGCAAACATAACTGAGTGATCTCCCACTATATCGCCGCCCCGGATAACGTGCACGCCAATCTCTTTTCCTCTCTCACCAACCATGCCTTCGCGCCCGTACATCTCCTCGCGATCTCCTGCTTCCTCTTTGATTATCTCAAGGATTGTCTTTGCAGTGCCGCTTGGTGCATCCTTTTTGAAGTGGTGGTGGGCTTCAGTGACCTCAATGTCATAATCTGAGAGCTGTTTTGCAGCCTCACGGACAAGCTTCCAGAAGATATTTACGCCAACGCTGAAGTTGGTTGAGATTACTGCCGGAATAGTGCCCTCGATATTATTTCTGTTCTCTTCCTTCTGTTCTTCAGAAAAGCCTGTGGTTCCGACTACAACTGCAATGCCGGCTTTCGATGCGGCCTGAATGTTCTTCACCGCAGCACCTGCTATGGTGAAGTCTATCAGGACATCCGGTTTATCCTCAGCCAGAAAAATATCAATGTCATCTGAGCTGACAACCCTTTTACCGAATAGGGTGCCTTCTCCGACATCCACTCCGCCGACAAACTCAAGCGCAGGGTCTTCGTCAATAAGGGTTGCAATGGTCTTTCCCATGCGCCCCAGTGCTCCGCATATTGCTATCTTAGTCATACTGTGAAAGCACCTCCTTAAGTGCGCTGACCTTTTCGTCTTCCATGTAGTCGAGCGGAAGCCTGAGCGGCCCTGCGGCCATGCCAAGAATTCCTGATGCGGCCTTAACCGGAATCGGATTTGTCTCTATGAACATGGATCTGAAAAGAGGTGACATCCTGTAATGGATCTCCTTTGCTCCTGCAAGATCTCCGGACTTAAATTTCTCATACATGGCAACCATCGGCTCAGGCATGATATTCGCTGCAACGCTTATAACTCCGCTTCCGCCGAGTGCAAGGAGCGGAAGGCTCATTGCATCGTCACCGGAAATTACACTGAAATCCTCATCAGCAGTATCTTCAATGACTCTTGACATCTGAACGATATCCCCTGAAGCTTCTTTGACTCCGACAATAGAGGGATGTTTTGCAAGTTCGGCTATCAGATCCGTTGCAAGGTTCTGGCCTGTCCTTCCGGGGACATTATACACAATTACCGGAATGTCAAGATCGGCAAGTTTTGTATAATGCTTAACCAGTCCTGAACGGTTTGGCTTGTTGTAATAGGGGCTTAATACCAGAACACCGTCCGCTCCGAGATCCTTTGCCACTTTGGTGAATCTCAGGGCTTCTGAGGTGTTGTTGGAGCCAGTTCCCGCAAGAACCGGCACGCGACCGTTTACGACCTCAATCGTCCGGCTGATAACTACCTCATGCTCTTCAAAAGTCAGAGTTGCTGATTCTCCGGTTGATCCACAGGGCACTACCCCGTGAACTCCTCTGGAGATAAGAAATTCAATGTTGGAAGACAATCCTTCAAGATCAAGATCTCTCTCTGAATTGTCCTTAAAAGGAGTGATTAATGCTGGATATACACCCTCAAACATGGAGTGTTTATATGACTCTCTTCCTATTTACCTTTCTTGTAATATTGCCGGCTACTCTGTTGCGTACCTTCTTTGAGCTTATCACTGCAACTTCAGATACAGCCAGCTTGTTTGCGTCAAAATCGTTTGTAAACTTCTCACCGTGCTTTGCCAGAAGTTCCTGGCAAAGTGCCTTTATGTATGTTGGTTTAATTCCCATGTTGATTACCTATTGGTTTTTATTATTTATGCGCCTTTGAAGATTAATAATATTTCTGACTGTCTCTACCGGATCTTCACCAAAGATCAGTATTCTGCCCTCTCTTAATGTGCTTTCACGGTTAAAAATAACATCGGGAATATTGTCCTCCCCGCAGCATGCTGCAACGCCCCAGTCCATTGATGCAGCTGTTGGCGGCTCTCTTTCCGGGTCAAAAGATCTGACATCAGGAAAGTAGTCCGAAACTGCCCTGATGAGTTCTTCTGAATATCTGATATTTGCTGCAGATCGTATTGTTCTGTCATATTTCACTGCAGTGAGAATTACTGCTGAGATCTCCTCATCCGCGCCGGGCACAATTCCGGAAGGGATTGTTATCTTCTCTTCAGATACTGTAACTCTCTCTGACGGGCCAAAAACCTCCTGTGGATCTATTGCATTCTCCAGTGCAAAGGCGATGGCCATTCCTGATTCTGGTATAATTTCCGGTTCTAAATCATCTTTAAGGATTTTTAACGCTGTTTTTATCCGCCGGAATATCTCTTCCTTCTCTTCGTTCATCCAATCATGAAATTTCTGTTTTTCAGATATTATATGATCCCTTTGGCTCTATGTATAGGATTGCAGAACAGTTGCGGATGGGTGACTTATTTTACCTTTGAATAAAAGATTATTTTTATGAATCAGCAGGTCGTTACAGATTGCTCAATAGCGGTTGTAAGTTTAATCGCACTTATTATCAGTCTTGCGTTATTTCCGGTCTTCATCCCCGGCGGGTATGCAGTTATTGCTTCCATTGTCCTGTTTATTATTGTTATGACAGCCGGAGGATTTTACATATCAGGGGCATTTCCGGATAAGAATTAACTGTGATTAAAAGGGGGCAGGGTCAATCACCGCTGACTGCACAGGGAAACGTCCTGCCTGAAAAGTTAATTGGTGAAGATATCTGCGGGTTTTCCTGTTGTTAAATATGAATTACAGTCAGAATTTTATTTTTTCCGGAGTGTTAGTACTCCGGACAATATTATTCAGTCGGTAATTTTTCTCTTATTATTGCTTTTATTTCCGGTTTTGGATTTTATTTCTCCGATTCTGGATTTTTTATTTCCGACATTTCCGGTTTTTGTCTTCCCTGCCTGCTCTTTTTTCTGTAATCTGCTTTTATTCTTCTCATCCCAGGCCTTTTTCTGGGCAGACATCTTTTTCTTCTGCTTGTAGTACCACAGTGGATGGGTAACAGATTTGTTTTTGCAGATGGCATCCGGGTTTATGCACAGTCCGTATGTTTTCATTGTCGCGCATCCGGGAGGTGTGTATTCTGTGCCGCCCCTTCCGGAGATATGCTCGACCTGGTACATTGTCTTCTGTACGTCAAAATCCGGTGCTCTCGTATAGACTTCGACTATCTGGTGAAGGTCCATTCCGATTGTGTGCATAAATGCCGTCACGGCAAACCTTGCGGTATGTGGGATGTTTGTCCCTTCAGAGACTGCCGCAATTATTGCTTTCATGCACGGCGGGAATGATCCCTCGTCCAGAGTTCCGAACTGCTCAAATATCATCTGCTTATAATTTACTGAAATTTCTTCAGTTGCCGGTTTTAATAGATCGCATATGGAGTCAGACACAGGAAAAGGAAGCTGCTGGTGGAGTACGGTTCTTATTCTCTCTTTTAACAGCTCATTTCTCTCTTCATTTGTTATTCTGACCATTCCGCTACTCAGTTCACGGTTTATGAGCTGCCATTTTGAATCTCTTAAGTTTGGGACAAGACTTACATATCTGTGCACCGGAATTTCATCAGATGACGGGTCAATTCCCATGCTTTGGGAGATATAATCTTTCTTGTCCTTATCTTCGGTCTGAAGGTAAAAATATGCTTTTTCAGATTCATAGCGGCATATTTTATCTATTACTGCTCTTTCCTTCATGCACGAGACAATTACCCTTGAGATGGCATATGCCATAATCTCACCCTCCGGAAATTCGTTGCGTATATTCTCAAATATGTAAGGGGGTTTTATAGCCTTTTTTACCCTCTCTGCTGCATTTTTTGAGATTTCAGTTCCAGTGCGGCTTTTAAGGAAGTTATCCAGTGAATACGCACTGCTGCTGACGATCTCATGCGCTTCTTTTAAAAAAGGATATTTTGCCAGATCTTTTTTGTCAAATTCGACAGGCATTTTCAGTCTGTTTCAATACGGGGTGCCAGAAGGAATTCAACTTTTCCATTGCCCTGAGCAATTTCAAAGCCGAATTTTACAGGGTGATCCATACCAATATCTATCTCCACTCTGTCTGATTTTCCCATAACTTTCCCCATGTCGCGCAGATAGTCAAGAGAGAAGAGGGATTTTGCTTCAGCAGGTGTGATAGATTCAAGCTGGTCCTGTTCAAGCTCAAGATTGATGTGATCGGTATCTCCGTCTGCCTCCATGAAGAATGTGGGCTTTTCCGGGTTGATTCCAAAGGCAATCTTGTCTGATACGAGTGATGCAGCTTTTATGGAGCTGTTTAAGTCTGAACCTGAGATTACTGCCTTTCCCGGAAGATCAATTGACGGGGGATTTGGATCTTTTCTCACCGTATTTACGTCCAGAAGGGCGATTGAATACTTGTATCCTCCGAATGCCATCTCCATCTTGTGACTGTCATCGGGAATTTCAAGTGAGAGTATTTCATCTTTGCCCATCATTCCAAGAATATTTTTCACCTTGTTGATGTCAAGACCGATCTCGGTTTCGGTTGCATCGTAGGATGTAAAAGCTCCTGAACTGAGGGTTAAAGAGATCATTGCAACGTTTGCCGTATCAACGGCGCGTGTGGTTATTCCGTCAGGGCTTATGTGCAGCCGGCACTCTGTTACCAGGGCGGCGATTACATCAATAGCCTCTTTAAAGACATCTGTGTTTATTTCTGCTTTTAACATTTCTTTCCCCTTTACAAAGTCTATTATAAACTAGATTAGCATAATTTTTAATTATATCTAATGTTTGAACTTTGATATTTAAAAAAAGGAGGATAAATACGGACAATGGGTTCTCAATGGGGAGCAGATAAGTACTATCGCAGGTCAAAGAGCGAAGGTTACAGATCAAGAGCTGCTTACAAACTGGAAGAGATTCAGAAAAAATTCGGACTGATACGTGAGGATGACAATGTGGTTGACCTCGGTGCGGCTCCCGGCAGCTGGATGCAGGTCGTAAAGGGCATTACCGGCGGAATGATCATTGGTATTGATCTCAATACCATAGTTCCCTTAGATGGAACGCATTCAATCAGAGGTGATTTCACAAAAAAAGAGATTCAGGATAAGGTCATCGCTCTGACTGGCGAGAATAATGTTGGTATTGTTCTCTGTGATGCCGCGCCGCAGTTTGCAGGTAATAAGTCATATGATCAGGCAAGAGCTATCGGGCTTAATGAAGGGGCGCTTTACTTTGCGTGCCGGATGTTAAAGCCGGGAGGGAACTTCATCATAAAGTCTTTTCAGGGAGAGATGTTTCAGGAACTTCTTAATGAAATGAGACAGAATTTTTATGCAGTAAAGGTTTACCGGACCAGGGCATCGAGAAGGGGGAGCACTGAAGTATATATTATTGCAAAAAATTTCAAAGGAAAAATAAATGCAGAAACTGACTGATAATTATGGCAGGAAAATTTCAAATCTGAGAATCAGCATCACTTCCCGGTGCAATCTTAACTGTATGTACTGTCATCGTGAAGGGGAGGATAATCCAGGCGCGGAGATGTCACTTGAGGAGATCTCAGATATATTTAATGTGGCATCCGGTTTTGGAATAAGTAGTGTGAAGATTACCGGCGGTGAGCCGACTGTCAGGAAGGACATCTGTGATATTGTCGCTGCGGTTCCTGACTCAATGGAGTCTTCAATGACTACAAATGGTACTCTCCTTGCACCTATTGCGCATGATCTGAAGGATGCCGGGCTTTCAAGAGTAAATATAAGTCTTGATTCTTTAAATCCGGAGAAATATAAGGAGATTGCCGGAAAGGGTATGCTCTCTGATGTTCTCGAAGGCATTGAGGCAGCTGTTGAGGCAAAACTTACGCCCGTTAAGATCAATGTCGTTATGCTTAAAGGTGTAAATGATGATGAGCTTGAGGATTTTGTGGACTTTGCAAGAGGAAGGCGGGAAATTATTCTTCAGTTTATTGAACTGATGGATTTTAATGACCCCGGTGCCATTACAAATGTCGATGAACTTGAGAAAGATCTTCAGAACCGTTCAAAACTGATAATTACGCGCCGGATGCATCACCGGAAAAAGTACTGCCTTGACGGCGCAGAGATTGAGGTTGTCCGCCCTATGCACAATAAGGAATTCTGTGCAAACTGCAACCGTCTCAGAGTAACTTCGGATGGCTGCCTTAAACCATGCCTGCTGAGGCATGACAATCATGTGAATGTCAGGGGCCTTTCTGAGGATGAAATGAATAAAGCTTTTATCCGGGCTGCGGAATTAAGAGAGCCGTATTTTAAGTGATTTCTCTTATAAATCGGTAAATTCCGACAGAATTAATTAAATTCTGTTTTTTGAATTATTTCATATGCTATAGTATAGATTGATGTATTTTTTATTCGCGGCTTATTTGCCGGAATTCTGACTGAGTGATGTCATAATTGACGATTCTGATGTCATAATTGACAGTTCTGGATGTCTTCCTGATGATGGTTCTGTTTTGTTTTATTATCTCTTATTCAGATGCCTGTTCCCTGATCTTTTTGCAAAATTATTTTTTAACAGGGGTTTAACTGGTAGTTATGCTATATGAAAAAAATGAATATAACCATGTGCTGGATAATTTATACAGTAAATCACTTGTTCTTGAGTGTGTAGGTGATTTTAATCCCGTATTGTACTTCTATTTCATGGATTCAGTTGCACATATTGATTATTCCATATGTATTCTTGCATATAATTACCATAACCTCAGGAATAAGATGAATATGGAATACATGCGCTGGAGAATTGATGAGGAGAAGAAAGGGGATCGCGTTTATTTCCCTGAATTTATAAACTGGATGAAGGAGAATCACCGGGATAAATTTGATGCACTGCCTTCACTGTGGAAGGCGATATATGATAAGAGGACTCCGGCGGCTTACAGGAGTTACAGGATTGCAATTGATCCGGATTCAAACCAGCCTACTGAGGTCAGGATGTTTAACAGGTGGATTGATGAGTTCTTCTCATTACAGTTTATCAGAAGTATGTACAAAGGTGCATCTCTGGACCTGCTCTTTACAGAGTTTATGAACTCCCGGCAGAAGTAGGAGAGGGTAGCCGGTTTATACTGAGAATATCGGGGTGTCTGTGTTATGGAAGTTGAAAGGTTATGCTCTGAACTTGTTAAGATAAATACGGAAAATCCTCCGGGGAATACGGAGAGTGCAGTCTCTTTCATTGCAGAACTCTTTGATGAGAGGAAGATTCCGTATGTCATTACCGGAAATGAGGGTGGAAGAGATAATATACTGACTGATTTTGGTGAAATGCCTCTTCTTCTTGCCGGGCACCTTGATGTTGTCCCTGCGATTGCGGACCGCTGGGAGAGAGACCCATTTGGAGGGGATATAGATGGCGGTTTCGTTCACGGCCGTGGTTCGACTGATATGAAGGGCGGTTGTGCGGCCCTACTGTCGGCTTTTTTTATGGAGTATGAGAGAAAGGGCCGGGTCAATGCAAATCTCTGTTTTGTCTGTGATGAGGAGAATGGTGGCAGATACGGGATGAGGCATATTGTTGAGGAGAAGCTCTTTGAACCATGTGACTGCCTTATAGCTGAACCGACTCCTGCACTTAATCCTTCAATCGGGCAGAAAGGTCTGCTGAGGATAAATCTGGACTTTACTGGTAAGCCGGGTCATGGTTCATTATATCCTCATGTAGGTGATAGTGCAATAATGAATGCCCTTGATTTCATGGGTTTTGTCCGTGATCTTGGCAGCCGGGATTTTGAGGTTGAACCCGGATTTTCGGGTCTGATTGATGATTCTGCTACACTTTTGGGAGATATCTTTGATATTTCCGGTATTGAAAATGTGCTCAGGAGAATTACATATAATCCGGGTACGATTAGTGGCGGGGAGAAGACAAACATTGTTGCTGAAAAGTGTTCTCTTGATCTGGAGATGAGGATTCCCTGGGGGTGCAGCCCTGAAGAGCTTTTATGCGAAATTACGGATCATGCCGGTTCTGCCACTATAAAAATTATGGAGTCCGGGAATCCGTCTGTTACGGGAGCGGATACGGATATTGTTAAAAATACCTGTTCTTCCATTGAGGGTGTTTACCAAAGCAGGTCATTTCCTTTTGTTCAGTGGGCGGCTACTGATGCAAGGTTTCTTCGTGATGTGGGTTTTTCTGCCCTTGAATATGGGCCTGGTGAGATAGATCTCCTTCATGCAATTGATGAAAAGGTCTCTGTTGCAAATCTGCGCAGATCGGTTGATGTTTACAGTAGTCTGATCCGCAGGTATGTGTGAATTACAGGTGTGGATGAATTGTTATAAATAAGAGTGTGTTGATCCTGTGTCTGGATTTTTTCCGGTTAATGATGCGGCACCCTTTCGTGATCTTTCTCTGCGCCGGATGTCTGAATATTATATTTTTGGAATCTAGTGGTGTTTTTTTCATTTTAACTGTATTTTTAGGTTTGTTTTTGTCTGATCTGTGTTGTGAATTATTCTTCTGCCGGTCGCGCTTTTTTAATATCTGTGTATCTGCCCATAATGTGGCTTAAAAGACCGGACAATAATTAATTAATATCTGTATTGATCGTTACATGGATATACCATAATGCTCCAACCAGATCCATTTATCCCGAATTTGCTATTATTTCAACAATTGTTGGGGAAGTTATTTATACTATTGGTGTTAATTATGGTCTATGACAGTTGTTAACGGTGTGAACAAAGTTCGGCTTCCTCCATCAGCAAGAACGGTTCTCAACCTGCTTGAAGATGGTGAGCCCAGAACATTCAAGGACATGACTGAAGTGGCAGAGATTGCCCCGAGGACCATACGCTACGCATTAAAGCGCCTGAAAGAGAATGGATATATCATTGAGAAATTCAATTTCCGTGATGCCCGTCAGGTTCTTTACCAGAAGAAGATTCTTATCGAGGATTCATCTGAAGCGGCTACAGCATGAAGTACCCTGTCTGTAATATCACGATATGTGATGAGATTGTCAGAGATTATCTCCCATACATACGGGCAGAACTTGTCTGCCGGCTTGTGCATGATCGTGGTATTCCACAGGTGAAAGTAGCAAAGTGGATGGGTATCTCCCGTTCAGCAGTGTCGCAGTATCTGAATAAAAAAAGAGGGTGCAGAGATGTCAAGATGTCTGAGGAACTTGACAGAATTATAGATTCATGGGCAGATGGTGTCATTAGTGGTGAAGGAGCTGTTACTATATGTGATATCTGCCGCTGTGTTTATATGATGAAAGAAAATTCCGGCTTTTTTATTGAATCTGGTAATAAAGCGGAATCTAAATAATAATTCTTTTTTAGAGAGTTCTTCCTGAATTTTATTGTTAGTCGGCCTCTGTTTTATCGCCCTTTTGTCCCGGTTTTATCTCCTGCTCCGCAGGGTGTGGATAATTTGGGAGGCATTGGGTGCTTTAGCCTTGGTTTTATGGCCGAATCTATTGTATTTGCCTGTTTCCGGCTGGAAAGCCTCCTGTGTAAGTAGGCGATGTCAGTTAAGGGCCGAAATTTATTTTATCTTCTCTTCTCTGTAGTATGAATCAGAATTTCCCGATAATCCTGTCCGGAATTACAGACTCTGTAAATCTCCGCTCAAAATAACTGTCTGTCATGCCGGCTATGTAGTCTGAGACGATCTCAGAAGATGACGCATTTCTGAGATAATCGGGATTTTTACCATATGTTTCGATAAATTCTGAATATATCCTGGATTTTTTATTCTCGTTTTCGAGGTCCTCAAGATAGGTCTCAAAGAGAAATTCATACATAAATACAATCTTTTTCTTCTGTGATGTAAGTTTTTTATTGTTGTATATATATTTATAATTGAATTCTTTAAGTTCCCGGAGTGCACCGGCTGTTCTGTCTGAATAACCTATTGTGGGTTCATCCTCAGTGGAGTTTTTACCGGGATTTTCAACGGGGTTTTTAACTGAATTTTTGCTGGTACCCGGATAGTCTCTGCT
This window harbors:
- a CDS encoding indolepyruvate ferredoxin oxidoreductase subunit alpha produces the protein MVAKVDAEKCTGCETCVDVCPSEAISMKNNIAVVDEDLCVDCEACVDECPAEAIRMV
- the dapB gene encoding 4-hydroxy-tetrahydrodipicolinate reductase, with amino-acid sequence MTKIAICGALGRMGKTIATLIDEDPALEFVGGVDVGEGTLFGKRVVSSDDIDIFLAEDKPDVLIDFTIAGAAVKNIQAASKAGIAVVVGTTGFSEEQKEENRNNIEGTIPAVISTNFSVGVNIFWKLVREAAKQLSDYDIEVTEAHHHFKKDAPSGTAKTILEIIKEEAGDREEMYGREGMVGERGKEIGVHVIRGGDIVGDHSVMFAGNNEVIELSHRAYDRAVFAHGVIRSAKWIAGKKPGIYTMDDVLGLSG
- the dapA gene encoding 4-hydroxy-tetrahydrodipicolinate synthase; translation: MFEGVYPALITPFKDNSERDLDLEGLSSNIEFLISRGVHGVVPCGSTGESATLTFEEHEVVISRTIEVVNGRVPVLAGTGSNNTSEALRFTKVAKDLGADGVLVLSPYYNKPNRSGLVKHYTKLADLDIPVIVYNVPGRTGQNLATDLIAELAKHPSIVGVKEASGDIVQMSRVIEDTADEDFSVISGDDAMSLPLLALGGSGVISVAANIMPEPMVAMYEKFKSGDLAGAKEIHYRMSPLFRSMFIETNPIPVKAASGILGMAAGPLRLPLDYMEDEKVSALKEVLSQYD
- a CDS encoding 30S ribosomal protein S17e, which gives rise to MGIKPTYIKALCQELLAKHGEKFTNDFDANKLAVSEVAVISSKKVRNRVAGNITRKVNRKRVI
- a CDS encoding thiamine-phosphate synthase family protein, whose amino-acid sequence is MNEEKEEIFRRIKTALKILKDDLEPEIIPESGMAIAFALENAIDPQEVFGPSERVTVSEEKITIPSGIVPGADEEISAVILTAVKYDRTIRSAANIRYSEELIRAVSDYFPDVRSFDPEREPPTAASMDWGVAACCGEDNIPDVIFNRESTLREGRILIFGEDPVETVRNIINLQRRINNKNQ
- a CDS encoding DNA primase large subunit PriL, translating into MPVEFDKKDLAKYPFLKEAHEIVSSSAYSLDNFLKSRTGTEISKNAAERVKKAIKPPYIFENIRNEFPEGEIMAYAISRVIVSCMKERAVIDKICRYESEKAYFYLQTEDKDKKDYISQSMGIDPSSDEIPVHRYVSLVPNLRDSKWQLINRELSSGMVRITNEERNELLKERIRTVLHQQLPFPVSDSICDLLKPATEEISVNYKQMIFEQFGTLDEGSFPPCMKAIIAAVSEGTNIPHTARFAVTAFMHTIGMDLHQIVEVYTRAPDFDVQKTMYQVEHISGRGGTEYTPPGCATMKTYGLCINPDAICKNKSVTHPLWYYKQKKKMSAQKKAWDEKNKSRLQKKEQAGKTKTGNVGNKKSRIGEIKSKTGNKSNNKRKITD
- a CDS encoding DNA polymerase sliding clamp; translated protein: MLKAEINTDVFKEAIDVIAALVTECRLHISPDGITTRAVDTANVAMISLTLSSGAFTSYDATETEIGLDINKVKNILGMMGKDEILSLEIPDDSHKMEMAFGGYKYSIALLDVNTVRKDPNPPSIDLPGKAVISGSDLNSSIKAASLVSDKIAFGINPEKPTFFMEADGDTDHINLELEQDQLESITPAEAKSLFSLDYLRDMGKVMGKSDRVEIDIGMDHPVKFGFEIAQGNGKVEFLLAPRIETD
- a CDS encoding RlmE family RNA methyltransferase; this translates as MGSQWGADKYYRRSKSEGYRSRAAYKLEEIQKKFGLIREDDNVVDLGAAPGSWMQVVKGITGGMIIGIDLNTIVPLDGTHSIRGDFTKKEIQDKVIALTGENNVGIVLCDAAPQFAGNKSYDQARAIGLNEGALYFACRMLKPGGNFIIKSFQGEMFQELLNEMRQNFYAVKVYRTRASRRGSTEVYIIAKNFKGKINAETD
- the moaA gene encoding GTP 3',8-cyclase MoaA, with the protein product MQKLTDNYGRKISNLRISITSRCNLNCMYCHREGEDNPGAEMSLEEISDIFNVASGFGISSVKITGGEPTVRKDICDIVAAVPDSMESSMTTNGTLLAPIAHDLKDAGLSRVNISLDSLNPEKYKEIAGKGMLSDVLEGIEAAVEAKLTPVKINVVMLKGVNDDELEDFVDFARGRREIILQFIELMDFNDPGAITNVDELEKDLQNRSKLIITRRMHHRKKYCLDGAEIEVVRPMHNKEFCANCNRLRVTSDGCLKPCLLRHDNHVNVRGLSEDEMNKAFIRAAELREPYFK
- a CDS encoding M20/M25/M40 family metallo-hydrolase, producing MEVERLCSELVKINTENPPGNTESAVSFIAELFDERKIPYVITGNEGGRDNILTDFGEMPLLLAGHLDVVPAIADRWERDPFGGDIDGGFVHGRGSTDMKGGCAALLSAFFMEYERKGRVNANLCFVCDEENGGRYGMRHIVEEKLFEPCDCLIAEPTPALNPSIGQKGLLRINLDFTGKPGHGSLYPHVGDSAIMNALDFMGFVRDLGSRDFEVEPGFSGLIDDSATLLGDIFDISGIENVLRRITYNPGTISGGEKTNIVAEKCSLDLEMRIPWGCSPEELLCEITDHAGSATIKIMESGNPSVTGADTDIVKNTCSSIEGVYQSRSFPFVQWAATDARFLRDVGFSALEYGPGEIDLLHAIDEKVSVANLRRSVDVYSSLIRRYV
- a CDS encoding MarR family transcriptional regulator; this translates as MTVVNGVNKVRLPPSARTVLNLLEDGEPRTFKDMTEVAEIAPRTIRYALKRLKENGYIIEKFNFRDARQVLYQKKILIEDSSEAATA
- a CDS encoding transcriptional regulator, with amino-acid sequence MKYPVCNITICDEIVRDYLPYIRAELVCRLVHDRGIPQVKVAKWMGISRSAVSQYLNKKRGCRDVKMSEELDRIIDSWADGVISGEGAVTICDICRCVYMMKENSGFFIESGNKAESK